The following are encoded together in the Vidua macroura isolate BioBank_ID:100142 chromosome 6, ASM2450914v1, whole genome shotgun sequence genome:
- the CDKN3 gene encoding cyclin-dependent kinase inhibitor 3, with protein sequence MVKPLRDRDRDRDRDRDRDRDLDIDPDTAEGPGPTMSPPLSPQPAATPADGFASSDDEAAEEDPSPLHISWLSLSPLYSSEFLGLCSLPGCRFKDVRRNLQKDIGELKSCGTQDIFVLCTRGELSKYRVPNLIDTYQQHGMCVHHHPIPDGNAPDIATCCKILEELRTCLENKQKTVIHCYGGLGRSCLVAACLLLQLSDTLAPQQVIESLRNLRGSGAIQTIKQYNFLHDFRENLAAHLATKDPVLRSASR encoded by the exons ATGGTGAAACCGCTGagggatcgggatcgggatcgggatcgggatcgggatcgggatcgggatctCGATATCGATCCCGATACCGCCGAGGGGCCCGGCCCCACGATGAGCCCCCCGCTCTCCCCTCAGCCCGCTGCGACGCCAGCCGACGGCTTTGCCTCCTCAGACGATGAGGCCGCCGAAGAGGACCCGAGCCCGCTCCACATCTCCTG gTTGTCTTTGTCTCCTCTCTACTCTTCAGAGTTCCTGGGATTATGTTCCCTTCCAG GTTGCAGGTTTAAGGATGTCAGAAGAAATCTTCAGAAAGATATAG GAGAACTAAAGAGCTGTGGGACCCAGGATATCTTTGTGCTTTGTACCAGAGGAGAGCTCTCAAAATACCGAGTACCAAACCTGATCGACACCTACCAACAGCACGGGATGTGTGTGCACCACCACCCCATTCCTGATGGGAATGCTCCTGACATTGCCACCTGCTGCAAGATCCTGGAGGAGCTCAGAACCTGCCTGGAAAATAAGCAGAAGACAGTGATACA ctGTTACGGGGGCCTCGGACGCTCATGTCTTG TGGCTGCATGtctcctgctccagctttcAGACACCCTGGCACCTCAGCAGGTGATAGAGAGCCTCAGGAACCTGAGAGGATCAGGGGCCATACAGACCATCAAG CAATACAATTTCCTCCATGACTTCCGTGAGAACCTGGCTGCACACCTGGCAACAAAGGACCCGGTGCTGAGATCGGCATCGCGGTAG
- the CNIH1 gene encoding protein cornichon homolog 1 isoform X1, translating into MAFTFAAFCYMLALLLTAALIFFAIWHIIAFDELKTDYKNPIDQCNTLNPTVEKVKKIKRVKIALKLVLPEYLIHAFFCVMFLCAAEWLTLGLNMPLLAYHIWRYMSRPVMSGPGLYDPTTIMNADILAYCQKEGWCKLAFYLLSFFYYLYGMIYVLVSS; encoded by the exons atGGCCTTCACGTTCGCCGCCTTCTGCTACATGTTGGCGCTGCTGCTCACGGCCGCCCTCATCTTCTTCGCCATCTGGCAT aTTATAGCATTTGATGAACTGAAGACTGATTACAAGAACCCCATAGACCAGTGTAATACACTCAATCCT ACAGTTGAAAAGGTCAAAAAGATTAAAAGAGTCAAAATTGCATTAAAG cttgtACTTCCAGAGTACCTCATCCATGCATTCTTCTGTGTCATGTTTCTCTGTGCAGCAGAGTGGCTCACACTGGGTCTCAATATGCCCTTGTTGGCTTATCACATTTGGAG GTACATGAGCAGACCCGTGATGAGCGGCCCGGGGCTCTACGATCCTACGACCATCATGAATGCAGATATTTTAGCCTATTGCCAGAAAGAAGGATGGTGCAAATTAGCATTCTACCTTCTATCTTTTTTTTACTACCTATATGG catGATTTATGTTCTGGTGAGCTCTTAA
- the CNIH1 gene encoding protein cornichon homolog 1 isoform X2 produces MAFTFAAFCYMLALLLTAALIFFAIWHIIAFDELKTDYKNPIDQCNTLNPLVLPEYLIHAFFCVMFLCAAEWLTLGLNMPLLAYHIWRYMSRPVMSGPGLYDPTTIMNADILAYCQKEGWCKLAFYLLSFFYYLYGMIYVLVSS; encoded by the exons atGGCCTTCACGTTCGCCGCCTTCTGCTACATGTTGGCGCTGCTGCTCACGGCCGCCCTCATCTTCTTCGCCATCTGGCAT aTTATAGCATTTGATGAACTGAAGACTGATTACAAGAACCCCATAGACCAGTGTAATACACTCAATCCT cttgtACTTCCAGAGTACCTCATCCATGCATTCTTCTGTGTCATGTTTCTCTGTGCAGCAGAGTGGCTCACACTGGGTCTCAATATGCCCTTGTTGGCTTATCACATTTGGAG GTACATGAGCAGACCCGTGATGAGCGGCCCGGGGCTCTACGATCCTACGACCATCATGAATGCAGATATTTTAGCCTATTGCCAGAAAGAAGGATGGTGCAAATTAGCATTCTACCTTCTATCTTTTTTTTACTACCTATATGG catGATTTATGTTCTGGTGAGCTCTTAA